One genomic window of Elaeis guineensis isolate ETL-2024a chromosome 2, EG11, whole genome shotgun sequence includes the following:
- the LOC105053826 gene encoding GATA transcription factor 18 isoform X1: protein MSVASPPDTQMYGHDGASGDGSAGAGGIEGGSGIEMMEVAATTAAPALDQDHLADAVDAAMPLMSATSNQLTLLFQGEVYVFDSVTPEKVQAVLLLLGGCEVPTGIAGMALPCHQDDRGYDDILRRTNIPAKRIASLIRFREKRKERNFDKKIRYNVRKEVALRMQRRKGQFAGKANPQEGASASSSVDRGRNSTQDEPPRESKCQNCGISEKMTPAMRRGPAGPRSLCNACGLMWANKGTLRSPAKVKMSIQSPANPNEHGEAMDSEFGSDNKALVPTSNNHDSVVTTADIVTEGIPAGLRQEMEEDLKAEQ from the exons ATGTCGGTCGCCAGCCCGCCGGATACCCAGATGTACGGCCACGATGGAGCGTCCGGCGACGGCAGCGCCGGCGCCGGCGGCATCGAAGGCGGGTCCGGGATCGAGATGATGGAAGTGGCCGCCACCACCGCGGCGCCAGCGCTGGATCAGGACCATCTCGCGGACGCCGTCGACGCTGCCATGCCGCTCATGAGCGCCACATCTAACCAGCTCACGCTCTTGTTCCAGGGCGAGGTATACGTCTTCGACTCCGTGACACCCGAAAAG GTGCAAGCTGTGTTATTACTGTTAGGAGGGTGTGAAGTACCAACTGGTATAGCTGGCATGGCATTACCCTGTCACCAGGATGACAGG GGTTATGATGATATACtacgaagaacaaatattccTGCAAAAAGGATTGCTTCGCTGATTAGGTTCCGGGAAAAGCGcaaagaaagaaattttgataagaaaatccGGTATAATGTCCGCAAGGAGGTTGCTCTCAG AATGCAGCGTCGGAAAGGGCAATTTGCTGGGAAGGCAAATCCCCAGGAGGGGGCATCTGCTTCGTCAAGTGTTGATCGTGGTCGGAACTCAACCCAAGATGAGCCTCCTCGAGAATCAAA GTGTCAGAATTGTGGCATTAGTGAAAAGATGACACCGGCAATGCGTCGTGGACCGGCTGGTCCTAGATCACTTTGCAATGCTTGTGGACTAATGTGGGCAAACAAG GGTACTTTGAGGAGCCCTGCTAAGGTGAAAATGAGTATTCAGAGCCCTGCCAATCCAAATGAACAT GGTGAAGCCATGGATTCAGAATTCGGGAGTGACAACAAAGCACTTGTTCCTACATCAAACAATCATGACTCAGTTGTAACCACTGCTGATAT
- the LOC105053826 gene encoding GATA transcription factor 18 isoform X2 — MSVASPPDTQMYGHDGASGDGSAGAGGIEGGSGIEMMEVAATTAAPALDQDHLADAVDAAMPLMSATSNQLTLLFQGEVQAVLLLLGGCEVPTGIAGMALPCHQDDRGYDDILRRTNIPAKRIASLIRFREKRKERNFDKKIRYNVRKEVALRMQRRKGQFAGKANPQEGASASSSVDRGRNSTQDEPPRESKCQNCGISEKMTPAMRRGPAGPRSLCNACGLMWANKGTLRSPAKVKMSIQSPANPNEHGEAMDSEFGSDNKALVPTSNNHDSVVTTADIVTEGIPAGLRQEMEEDLKAEQ; from the exons ATGTCGGTCGCCAGCCCGCCGGATACCCAGATGTACGGCCACGATGGAGCGTCCGGCGACGGCAGCGCCGGCGCCGGCGGCATCGAAGGCGGGTCCGGGATCGAGATGATGGAAGTGGCCGCCACCACCGCGGCGCCAGCGCTGGATCAGGACCATCTCGCGGACGCCGTCGACGCTGCCATGCCGCTCATGAGCGCCACATCTAACCAGCTCACGCTCTTGTTCCAGGGCGAG GTGCAAGCTGTGTTATTACTGTTAGGAGGGTGTGAAGTACCAACTGGTATAGCTGGCATGGCATTACCCTGTCACCAGGATGACAGG GGTTATGATGATATACtacgaagaacaaatattccTGCAAAAAGGATTGCTTCGCTGATTAGGTTCCGGGAAAAGCGcaaagaaagaaattttgataagaaaatccGGTATAATGTCCGCAAGGAGGTTGCTCTCAG AATGCAGCGTCGGAAAGGGCAATTTGCTGGGAAGGCAAATCCCCAGGAGGGGGCATCTGCTTCGTCAAGTGTTGATCGTGGTCGGAACTCAACCCAAGATGAGCCTCCTCGAGAATCAAA GTGTCAGAATTGTGGCATTAGTGAAAAGATGACACCGGCAATGCGTCGTGGACCGGCTGGTCCTAGATCACTTTGCAATGCTTGTGGACTAATGTGGGCAAACAAG GGTACTTTGAGGAGCCCTGCTAAGGTGAAAATGAGTATTCAGAGCCCTGCCAATCCAAATGAACAT GGTGAAGCCATGGATTCAGAATTCGGGAGTGACAACAAAGCACTTGTTCCTACATCAAACAATCATGACTCAGTTGTAACCACTGCTGATAT